One Chloroflexota bacterium genomic window carries:
- the ltrA gene encoding group II intron reverse transcriptase/maturase, producing the protein MASPAELNKVQSLQRTLYRTAKADPGRRFHALYDKVHRRDVLERGWFQVRQNYGAPGIDRRTIDDIEEYGVTRLLDELAAELRDHRYRPLPARRVWIPKPGSDERRPLSIPAIRDRIVQAAVKTVIEPIFEADFQPCSFGFRPKRSAHDALQVLIDEAWRGRRWVVETDIASCFEAIPHDQLMQTVEERICDRQILKLLRAMLAAGVMDSDVVLRADTGTPQGGVVSPLLCNVYLNRLDRVWKTKGVGQLVRYADDLVVMCATRQQAEYALGLLTDLLADLGLEPKASKTRIVHLEEGGEGFDFLGFHHRWVRAQSQHARQVMFLARWPSDRAMQRVRSRVRELTPRRRLRVPIEVIVEDLNQVLRGWAGYFRYGNSTRHFEKVRDHALERLALQVAKRHHRPRRYGWSVVAFQSPNQLGLITLSGTVVAPRPFR; encoded by the coding sequence ATGGCTAGTCCCGCCGAATTGAACAAAGTCCAAAGTCTGCAACGAACGCTCTACCGGACGGCCAAGGCCGACCCCGGACGACGGTTCCATGCGCTCTATGACAAGGTCCATCGCAGGGACGTCTTGGAGCGTGGATGGTTCCAGGTGCGCCAAAACTACGGCGCCCCTGGCATCGACCGCAGGACCATCGACGACATCGAGGAATACGGGGTCACCCGACTCCTCGACGAGCTGGCTGCGGAGCTTCGGGATCATCGCTATCGGCCACTGCCGGCCCGCCGGGTGTGGATACCCAAACCCGGTTCGGACGAACGGCGGCCGCTGTCGATCCCCGCAATCCGTGACCGCATCGTGCAAGCAGCTGTGAAGACGGTGATTGAGCCGATCTTCGAAGCTGACTTCCAGCCGTGTAGCTTCGGTTTCCGACCGAAGCGCTCGGCGCATGATGCCCTCCAAGTCCTCATTGACGAGGCATGGAGGGGACGCCGATGGGTGGTCGAGACGGATATTGCCTCGTGTTTCGAAGCGATTCCCCACGACCAGTTGATGCAGACGGTTGAAGAACGCATCTGCGATCGCCAGATCCTGAAACTCCTGCGGGCCATGTTGGCCGCCGGGGTGATGGACAGCGACGTGGTGCTCCGTGCCGATACCGGCACACCCCAAGGTGGGGTGGTGTCCCCGTTGCTCTGCAACGTCTACCTGAACCGGCTCGACCGGGTGTGGAAGACGAAGGGCGTGGGGCAACTGGTGCGTTACGCCGATGATCTGGTGGTGATGTGTGCGACCCGCCAGCAGGCCGAGTATGCCCTCGGGCTACTCACCGACCTGCTGGCCGATCTCGGCCTGGAGCCCAAGGCATCCAAGACCCGGATCGTGCACCTGGAGGAGGGGGGCGAGGGATTCGATTTTCTCGGCTTCCACCACCGCTGGGTGCGGGCTCAATCACAACACGCTCGACAAGTGATGTTCCTCGCCCGCTGGCCTTCGGACAGAGCGATGCAGCGAGTGCGCAGCCGAGTGCGTGAACTCACGCCTCGGCGACGCCTTCGGGTGCCGATCGAAGTGATCGTGGAGGACCTCAATCAAGTCCTCCGTGGCTGGGCCGGGTACTTCCGTTACGGAAACTCGACTCGACACTTCGAGAAGGTGCGGGACCATGCGTTGGAACGCCTGGCGCTTCAGGTGGCCAAACGCCATCAC